A stretch of the Pseudomonas sp. ACM7 genome encodes the following:
- the tssK gene encoding type VI secretion system baseplate subunit TssK translates to MNSHKVIWQEGMLLRPQHFQHNDRYYDHQMKTRTQLLGSYTWGFLNLDIDLQFLNMGKLVISQASGILPDGSLFELGGNTEPLALDVPPNTGHTPIYLALPLVTGNHIESRRPEQSDVLARYTAYEAEVADSNAGDDSASQVSCGRPDFKLLLGEQQSDQAYVKLKICEVLDTTPDGVISLDPDFVPTYIQAHSSSYLLSCLKEVISMLGHRGDTIAERIRSNGKVGGAEVGDFMMLQLINRTELLLRHYLGLEQVHPEELYRTLLTMLGDLATFSSDSKRPRLDSRYQHSDQGASFRKLMEAIRQVLSMVLEQHAIELVLQARQYGIIVSPLHDHKLLGSASFVLAASANCDSEELRHRLPAHLKVGPVERIRQLVNLHLPGIKVKPLPVAPRQIAFHSNKTYFILELSSEDLAQLERSGGFAFHVSGEFAELELKFWAIRN, encoded by the coding sequence ATGAATTCCCATAAAGTGATTTGGCAGGAAGGCATGCTGCTGCGCCCGCAGCACTTCCAGCACAACGATCGCTACTACGACCACCAGATGAAGACCCGCACGCAGTTGCTGGGCAGCTACACCTGGGGCTTCCTGAACCTGGACATCGACTTGCAGTTCCTCAACATGGGCAAACTGGTGATCAGCCAGGCCTCGGGGATTCTGCCGGACGGCAGCCTGTTCGAACTCGGCGGCAACACCGAGCCGCTGGCCCTCGACGTGCCGCCGAACACCGGTCATACGCCGATCTACCTGGCGCTGCCACTGGTCACCGGTAACCACATCGAGTCGCGTCGTCCGGAGCAATCCGACGTGCTGGCGCGCTATACCGCGTACGAAGCGGAAGTGGCCGACTCCAACGCCGGCGACGACTCCGCCAGCCAGGTCAGCTGTGGTCGCCCGGACTTCAAACTGTTGCTCGGCGAGCAGCAGAGCGACCAGGCCTACGTGAAACTGAAGATCTGCGAAGTGCTCGACACCACGCCCGACGGCGTGATCAGCCTCGACCCGGACTTCGTGCCTACCTACATTCAGGCGCATTCGTCCAGCTACCTGCTGTCGTGCTTGAAAGAAGTGATCAGCATGCTCGGCCACCGGGGCGACACCATCGCCGAGCGCATCCGCTCGAACGGCAAAGTCGGTGGCGCGGAAGTCGGCGACTTCATGATGCTGCAACTGATCAACCGCACCGAACTGCTGCTGCGCCACTACCTCGGCCTGGAGCAGGTTCACCCGGAAGAGTTGTACCGCACGCTGCTGACCATGCTCGGCGACTTGGCTACGTTTTCCAGCGACAGCAAACGCCCGCGTCTGGACAGCCGTTATCAGCACAGCGACCAGGGTGCGAGTTTCCGCAAACTGATGGAAGCGATTCGTCAGGTGCTGTCGATGGTGCTCGAACAGCACGCCATCGAACTGGTCCTGCAAGCGCGCCAGTACGGGATCATCGTCTCGCCGTTGCACGACCACAAACTGCTGGGCTCGGCCTCGTTCGTGCTCGCCGCCAGTGCCAACTGCGACTCCGAAGAACTGCGCCATCGCTTGCCGGCGCACCTCAAGGTCGGCCCGGTGGAGCGCATTCGCCAACTGGTCAACCTGCATCTGCCGGGCATCAAGGTCAAACCGTTGCCGGTGGCCCCGCGGCAGATCGCGTTCCACTCCAACAAAACCTATTTCATTCTCGAACTCAGTTCCGAAGACCTGGCACAACTTGAGCGCTCCGGCGGCTTCGCGTTCCACGTGTCCGGCGAATTTGCCGAGCTTGAACTGAAATTCTGGGCCATCAGGAACTGA
- the icmH gene encoding type IVB secretion system protein IcmH/DotU, whose protein sequence is MIKDMEHNQDDKTVLLDRQGHGPASSPLTDFAAPPRFEQLEERMIYAARLRPAEAFNISLNSLVAAASDLLSEVVRLKHSGTREDMYALNERLTAGLKLFEVRALHNGAESSQVMAARYVLCTVVDEAVVTTPWGNESEWSQMSLLSSFHNETFGGEKFFQLLDRLSKNPVKHLPMLELMYLCLSLGFEGKYRVQARGMLELEGIRDALYRQIRQLRGDVPRELSPHWEGLNDQRRSLVRIVPAWMVVLFTVVCLVVMYSGFAWVLGEQRETVLQPYQQLDPAAVQPQSQP, encoded by the coding sequence ATGATCAAGGACATGGAACACAACCAGGACGATAAAACCGTCCTGCTCGACCGTCAGGGCCACGGCCCTGCTTCGAGCCCGCTGACCGATTTCGCCGCACCGCCGCGTTTTGAACAGCTCGAAGAACGGATGATTTATGCCGCGCGCCTGCGCCCGGCCGAAGCCTTCAACATCAGCCTCAATTCGCTGGTCGCCGCCGCCTCCGACTTGTTGTCGGAAGTGGTGCGACTCAAGCACAGCGGCACCCGCGAAGACATGTACGCGCTCAATGAGCGACTGACCGCCGGGCTGAAACTGTTTGAAGTGCGTGCCCTGCACAACGGCGCCGAAAGCAGCCAGGTGATGGCTGCGCGTTACGTGCTCTGCACCGTGGTCGACGAAGCCGTCGTGACCACTCCGTGGGGCAACGAAAGCGAGTGGTCGCAGATGAGCCTGCTCAGCAGCTTCCACAACGAAACTTTCGGCGGCGAGAAGTTTTTCCAGCTGCTGGATCGCCTGTCGAAAAACCCGGTCAAGCACCTGCCGATGCTGGAGCTGATGTACCTGTGCCTGTCGCTGGGCTTCGAAGGCAAGTACCGCGTGCAAGCCCGCGGCATGCTCGAGCTCGAAGGCATCCGCGACGCCTTGTATCGCCAGATTCGCCAACTGCGCGGCGACGTACCTCGCGAACTGTCGCCCCATTGGGAAGGCTTGAACGATCAGCGCCGCAGCCTGGTGCGCATCGTGCCGGCGTGGATGGTGGTGCTGTTCACCGTGGTGTGCCTGGTGGTGATGTATTCGGGCTTCGCCTGGGTATTGGGCGAGCAACGCGAAACCGTTCTGCAACCTTATCAGCAGCTAGATCCGGCCGCGGTCCAGCCGCAGTCGCAGCCGTAA
- the tssJ gene encoding type VI secretion system lipoprotein TssJ — protein sequence MSRCSTAFFKTLTAFAALVLLAGCSSLSPYSHVTKLNLKLTASDQLNPDLNGRPSPIVVRLFELKHPVTFENADFFSLYERAKESLAPDLVASEEIELRPGETVEMKLSVEEGSRYVGILAAYRDLPETKWRYTVQVTPVEVTNADLTLDQAGIRNSNETLAKADD from the coding sequence ATGTCTCGCTGCTCGACCGCTTTTTTCAAGACGCTGACGGCGTTCGCGGCCCTGGTGCTGCTGGCCGGCTGCTCGTCGCTGTCGCCGTATTCCCATGTCACCAAGCTCAACCTGAAACTGACCGCCAGCGATCAGTTGAACCCGGACCTCAACGGGCGTCCCTCGCCGATCGTTGTGCGTCTGTTCGAGCTCAAGCATCCGGTGACGTTCGAGAACGCTGACTTCTTCAGCCTGTACGAGCGCGCCAAGGAATCCCTGGCCCCGGACCTGGTGGCCAGCGAAGAAATTGAACTGCGCCCAGGTGAAACCGTGGAGATGAAACTCAGCGTGGAGGAGGGCAGTCGCTACGTCGGCATCCTCGCCGCCTATCGCGATCTGCCGGAAACCAAATGGCGCTACACGGTGCAAGTCACCCCGGTGGAAGTCACCAACGCTGATCTGACCCTCGACCAGGCCGGTATTCGCAATAGCAACGAAACGCTCGCCAAGGCGGATGACTGA
- a CDS encoding sigma-54-dependent Fis family transcriptional regulator — protein MFTQVPQPLVYAEALLAQFASLSRAADGAALLGDFVRGLAELSGCELTQLYLLDATHTCLGMNAECLNGILQPRESASLPADYNGEQLLQFALCQNRVVCLSELSGSLHETSFLPPQAMPWQSLLCVPLVNQQKAVEGLLLCASRRHIDLQGFADSLGQLGSFVLGQLHLLQRLRQPTGDTRLPAKISVPSASGYGLIGKSSAMRQTYSLISKVLHSPYTVLLRGETGTGKEVVARAIHDCGPRRSQAFIVQNCAAFPENLLESELFGYRKGAFTGADRDRAGLFDAANGGTLLLDEIGDMPLSLQAKLLRVLQEGEIRPLGSNDTHKIDVRIIAATHRDLSVLVSEGKFREDLYYRLAQFPIELPALRQREGDILDLARHFADKACSFLQRDAVCWSDAALDHLSGYAFPGNVRELKGLVERAVLLCEGGELLAEHFSLRMEAMPEDSSGLNLRERLEQVERSLLLDCLRKNDGNQTLAARELGLPRRTLLYRLGRLNINLGDFDG, from the coding sequence ATGTTCACTCAAGTGCCGCAACCGCTGGTCTATGCCGAAGCCTTGCTGGCGCAGTTCGCCAGCCTGTCGCGGGCGGCGGACGGTGCTGCGCTGCTGGGTGACTTCGTGCGCGGCTTGGCCGAGCTCAGCGGTTGCGAGTTGACTCAGCTGTACCTGCTGGACGCGACTCACACGTGCCTGGGGATGAACGCCGAATGCCTGAACGGCATCCTGCAACCCCGGGAATCGGCGAGCCTGCCGGCGGATTACAACGGTGAGCAACTGCTGCAATTCGCCCTGTGCCAGAACCGCGTGGTGTGTCTCAGCGAGCTGAGCGGCAGCCTGCACGAAACCAGTTTCCTGCCGCCTCAGGCCATGCCTTGGCAGTCGCTGTTGTGCGTGCCGCTGGTCAATCAGCAGAAAGCCGTCGAAGGCTTGCTGCTGTGCGCCAGTCGCCGACACATCGACCTGCAAGGCTTTGCCGATTCCCTCGGGCAACTCGGTTCGTTCGTGCTTGGCCAACTGCATTTGCTGCAACGTTTGCGTCAGCCGACCGGTGATACACGGCTGCCGGCGAAAATCAGCGTCCCGAGCGCCAGCGGTTACGGTTTGATCGGCAAGAGTTCGGCCATGCGCCAGACCTATTCGCTGATCAGCAAAGTCCTGCACAGCCCGTATACCGTGCTGCTGCGCGGCGAAACCGGCACCGGCAAGGAAGTGGTGGCGCGGGCGATTCACGATTGCGGCCCGCGCCGTTCCCAGGCGTTCATCGTGCAGAACTGCGCGGCGTTCCCCGAGAACCTGTTGGAAAGCGAACTGTTCGGCTACCGCAAAGGTGCCTTCACCGGTGCAGATCGCGACCGTGCCGGGCTGTTCGACGCGGCCAACGGCGGCACCTTGCTGCTCGATGAAATCGGCGACATGCCGTTGTCCCTGCAAGCCAAGCTGTTGCGGGTGTTGCAGGAAGGCGAGATTCGTCCGCTGGGTTCCAACGACACCCACAAGATCGACGTGCGCATCATCGCCGCGACTCACCGGGATTTGTCGGTGTTGGTCAGCGAAGGAAAATTCCGCGAGGACTTGTACTACCGCCTCGCGCAATTCCCGATCGAGTTACCGGCGCTGCGTCAGCGCGAAGGCGACATCCTCGACCTGGCCCGGCACTTCGCCGACAAGGCGTGCTCGTTCTTGCAGCGCGATGCGGTGTGCTGGTCCGATGCGGCGCTGGATCACCTGTCCGGTTACGCCTTCCCCGGCAACGTGCGTGAACTCAAAGGCCTGGTCGAACGCGCGGTGCTGCTGTGCGAGGGAGGCGAGTTACTGGCCGAGCATTTCTCCCTGCGCATGGAAGCCATGCCGGAAGACAGCAGCGGTCTGAACCTGCGCGAACGCCTGGAGCAAGTCGAACGCAGTCTGTTGCTCGATTGCCTGCGCAAAAACGACGGCAACCAGACCCTCGCCGCCCGCGAGCTCGGGCTGCCACGCCGCACGCTGCTGTACCGCCTCGGGCGCCTGAATATCAACCTCGGTGACTTCGATGGATAG
- a CDS encoding PP2C family serine/threonine-protein phosphatase gives MLVASPWRSAARTDPGKVRARNEDAFLDCPQQGLWVVADGMGGHQGGDIASQLIVASLAELPVQDDFDERLKGIRQCLHWLNRRLGQELTVTAGRHDSIMGSTVVALLVEGNRAACIWAGDSRCYLWRGQRLYQLSKDHSLQQQLIDEQQMSIEDARAHPSAHALTRAVGAADVLTLDVLELEVYPGDAFLLCSDGLYQGLSSDALGNALSLTAPHVALERLFDGALRGSARDNLTAVVIRK, from the coding sequence ATGCTGGTTGCCAGTCCCTGGCGCAGCGCTGCGCGTACCGATCCGGGCAAGGTTCGGGCGCGCAACGAAGATGCTTTCCTGGACTGCCCACAGCAGGGGCTGTGGGTGGTCGCGGACGGCATGGGCGGTCATCAGGGTGGCGACATCGCCAGCCAGTTGATCGTCGCCAGCCTGGCGGAATTGCCGGTGCAGGACGACTTCGACGAACGACTCAAAGGCATACGCCAGTGCCTGCACTGGCTCAACCGTCGCTTGGGTCAGGAGTTGACCGTCACGGCCGGCCGTCACGACAGCATCATGGGCAGCACCGTGGTGGCGCTGCTAGTGGAAGGTAATCGCGCGGCCTGCATCTGGGCCGGCGACAGCCGTTGCTACCTGTGGCGTGGCCAGCGTTTGTATCAGCTGTCCAAGGACCATTCGCTGCAACAGCAACTCATCGACGAGCAACAGATGAGCATCGAGGACGCCCGTGCGCATCCTTCGGCCCATGCCCTGACCCGTGCGGTTGGGGCAGCCGATGTGCTGACGCTGGACGTGCTCGAACTCGAGGTCTACCCCGGCGATGCGTTTCTGTTGTGCAGCGACGGTTTGTACCAAGGGCTCAGCAGCGATGCCTTGGGCAACGCCCTGAGCCTGACCGCGCCGCACGTTGCGCTGGAGCGTCTGTTCGACGGCGCTCTGCGTGGCTCGGCCCGGGACAACCTGACTGCTGTGGTGATCCGAAAATGA
- the tssM gene encoding type VI secretion system membrane subunit TssM produces the protein MKKFFKKVGAFLRQTWVWTLLLVLFVALLVWFVGPLLAVDDYKFWEGSTSRLLTISVLFLIWGLTMVFVSWRAGVRKKAIEETEDGQDRIRREELIDEEQKELRVRFKDALKTLKTSSLYRGRSERWRSDLPWYLLIGPQGSGKTSLLDFSGLEFPINKLDRKLTRDTLGTRHCDWYFADHGVLIDTAGRYLAQGEDGVDGSAWNTLLDLLRKRRRNRPLNGVLVTIPVETLVGGSEQELDTLARQVRARLQDVHQKLHVDVPIYLVLSKADKLLGFDEFFDQLTREESDQVLGTSFRKEQSGTDVAVLRAEFEELLRRLNSQVIMRMHQERDTQRRGRILDFPHQLGQIGERLCLFVDMAFTGNRYQRVSQLRGFYLTSAPHLTQEMDQTTAGIGANLGMNAGVLPTLRSGRSRFIHHLLSRVIFPEADLAGLDKRERSRIHWGQRALYVGALAALALFGMLWAGGFSANYERLENLRNLAQNWTQQRSALTARDDSMAVLKTLDTSYAATQVFPKKGDVSYHERGGLYQGEEVNPVVKEAYERELEAQLLPKVATLLEGQIRANMKDRERLLNSLRAYLMLNMKDRRDGPWLKDWVATEWSQRYAGNTAVQNGLNTHFERLLKQPFIYPLNDQLVAQARQVLRSESLANVVYRMLREQARNLPEYRLSQHMGPQASLFVGTEYVIPGFYTQQGYQQYFSVQGSALVTDILRDNWVLGEGSGISGMDLRRLMVELEQLYFRDYANFWSEAVGQVALPPINDAGEGAEQLAGLTSANSPVLQLLVEVRENTRFPVIADTADEAAEAAEKLGEKGGKLGKLAAAAADKASDMAKNLPDTAKKSLQRRFEPLHRLLDDNNGPAADLTPALQALNDLQLQLASLARASAPEQAAFEMAKTRMSGQRDALSNLRNASNRLPRPVSVWFNVLAEDTWRLVLNDSYQYLNQRYQSELYSFYGKAINKRYPFSAHSTSDVAISDFREFFKAQGINDRFFETYMRPFVSGDPGNYRLRSIDGHSMPISKVYLDQMAAAQVIRQSFFSINPAEPQVQFKLEPYTLDPAVSRSEFKFGDKTIEYRHGPIVPVSFKWPTDAEDGRTSLVLDKMAGRPIGIEKNTGPWSLFRLFDLMQTEYLSGRDVLVLKADVGGLRANYLLSSQRTPNPFDMGVLRTFRMPVQL, from the coding sequence ATGAAAAAGTTTTTCAAGAAAGTCGGCGCATTCTTGCGTCAGACCTGGGTCTGGACCTTGCTGCTGGTGCTGTTCGTCGCGCTGCTGGTGTGGTTCGTCGGGCCGCTGCTGGCAGTCGATGACTACAAATTCTGGGAAGGTTCGACCTCCCGCCTGCTGACCATCAGTGTGCTGTTCCTGATCTGGGGTCTGACCATGGTCTTCGTCAGCTGGCGCGCTGGCGTACGCAAGAAAGCCATCGAAGAAACCGAAGATGGCCAGGACCGTATCCGCCGTGAAGAGTTGATCGACGAAGAGCAGAAAGAGCTTCGCGTACGCTTCAAGGACGCGTTGAAAACCCTGAAGACCTCGAGCCTCTATCGCGGTCGCAGCGAGCGCTGGCGCAGCGATTTGCCCTGGTACTTGCTGATCGGTCCACAGGGCAGCGGCAAGACCAGTTTGCTGGACTTCTCGGGCCTTGAGTTTCCGATCAACAAACTCGACCGCAAACTGACCCGCGACACCCTCGGCACCCGTCATTGCGACTGGTACTTCGCCGACCACGGTGTGCTGATCGACACCGCTGGCCGTTACTTGGCCCAGGGTGAAGACGGCGTCGATGGCAGCGCCTGGAACACCTTGCTCGACCTGCTGCGCAAGCGTCGCCGCAACCGTCCGTTGAACGGCGTGCTGGTGACCATTCCGGTGGAAACACTGGTGGGCGGCAGCGAGCAAGAGCTCGACACCCTGGCCCGCCAGGTGCGTGCGCGTCTGCAAGACGTGCATCAGAAACTGCACGTCGATGTGCCGATTTATCTGGTCCTCAGCAAGGCCGACAAGCTGCTCGGTTTCGACGAGTTCTTCGATCAGCTGACCCGCGAAGAAAGCGATCAGGTGCTCGGCACCAGCTTCCGCAAAGAGCAGAGCGGCACCGACGTCGCCGTCCTGCGCGCCGAGTTCGAAGAGCTGCTGCGTCGCCTGAACAGCCAAGTGATCATGCGCATGCACCAGGAGCGCGACACCCAGCGCCGTGGTCGCATTCTCGACTTCCCGCATCAACTGGGGCAGATCGGCGAACGCCTGTGCCTGTTCGTCGACATGGCGTTCACCGGCAACCGTTACCAGCGTGTCAGCCAGTTGCGCGGTTTCTACCTGACCAGCGCGCCGCACCTGACTCAAGAGATGGACCAGACCACCGCCGGCATCGGCGCCAATCTGGGTATGAACGCTGGCGTGCTGCCGACTTTGCGCAGCGGCCGTTCGCGCTTCATTCACCACTTGCTCAGCCGGGTGATTTTTCCCGAGGCCGATCTGGCCGGTCTGGACAAACGCGAACGCAGCCGCATTCATTGGGGCCAACGTGCCCTGTACGTGGGCGCTTTGGCGGCACTGGCGCTGTTCGGCATGCTGTGGGCGGGCGGATTTTCGGCCAACTACGAGCGTCTGGAAAACCTGCGTAACCTGGCCCAAAACTGGACTCAACAGCGCTCGGCCCTGACCGCGCGTGATGATTCCATGGCGGTGCTCAAGACCCTCGACACCAGCTACGCGGCGACTCAGGTCTTCCCGAAAAAAGGTGACGTGTCGTACCACGAACGTGGCGGCCTGTACCAAGGCGAAGAGGTCAATCCGGTGGTCAAGGAGGCCTACGAGCGTGAGCTTGAAGCGCAACTGCTGCCGAAGGTTGCGACGCTGCTGGAAGGGCAGATCCGCGCCAACATGAAGGACCGCGAACGCCTGCTCAACAGCCTGCGTGCGTACCTGATGTTGAACATGAAAGACCGTCGCGACGGCCCGTGGCTCAAGGATTGGGTTGCCACCGAATGGTCCCAGCGTTACGCCGGCAACACCGCCGTGCAGAACGGTTTGAACACGCACTTCGAGCGTTTGCTGAAGCAGCCGTTTATCTACCCGCTGAACGATCAACTGGTGGCCCAGGCGCGTCAGGTGTTGCGCAGCGAGTCGCTGGCCAACGTGGTTTACCGGATGCTGCGCGAGCAGGCTCGGAACCTGCCGGAATACCGTTTGAGCCAACACATGGGGCCGCAGGCTTCACTGTTTGTCGGCACCGAATACGTGATCCCGGGTTTCTACACCCAACAGGGTTATCAGCAGTACTTCTCGGTTCAGGGCTCTGCGCTGGTCACCGATATCCTGCGTGACAACTGGGTGCTGGGCGAAGGCTCGGGCATCAGCGGCATGGACTTGCGTCGCCTGATGGTCGAACTGGAGCAACTGTACTTCCGCGACTACGCCAACTTCTGGAGCGAAGCGGTCGGCCAGGTTGCCTTGCCACCGATCAACGACGCCGGTGAAGGCGCCGAGCAATTGGCAGGCCTGACGTCCGCTAATTCGCCTGTGCTGCAACTGCTGGTGGAAGTGCGCGAAAACACCCGTTTCCCGGTGATCGCGGACACCGCGGATGAAGCTGCCGAGGCGGCTGAAAAACTGGGCGAGAAGGGCGGCAAGCTCGGCAAACTGGCCGCTGCTGCAGCGGACAAGGCGTCGGACATGGCCAAGAACCTGCCAGACACCGCGAAGAAATCCCTGCAACGTCGCTTCGAACCGCTGCACCGTTTGTTGGATGACAACAACGGCCCGGCCGCTGATTTGACCCCGGCCCTGCAAGCGCTCAACGACCTGCAACTGCAACTGGCGAGCCTCGCTCGTGCCAGCGCGCCGGAACAGGCTGCGTTCGAAATGGCCAAGACCCGCATGAGCGGCCAGCGTGATGCGCTGAGCAACTTGCGCAATGCCTCAAACCGTCTGCCGCGTCCGGTCAGCGTGTGGTTCAACGTGCTGGCTGAAGACACCTGGCGTCTGGTGCTGAACGATTCCTACCAGTACCTGAACCAGCGTTATCAGAGCGAGCTGTACAGCTTCTATGGCAAGGCGATCAACAAGCGTTACCCGTTCAGCGCCCACAGCACCAGCGACGTTGCGATCAGCGACTTCCGCGAGTTCTTCAAGGCGCAGGGCATCAACGATCGCTTCTTTGAAACCTACATGCGTCCGTTCGTGAGTGGCGATCCAGGCAACTACCGTCTGCGCAGCATCGACGGTCACAGCATGCCGATCTCCAAGGTCTACCTCGACCAGATGGCTGCGGCCCAAGTGATTCGCCAGAGCTTCTTCTCGATCAATCCGGCCGAACCGCAAGTGCAGTTCAAACTGGAGCCGTACACCCTCGACCCGGCCGTCAGCCGTTCCGAGTTCAAGTTTGGCGACAAGACCATCGAATACCGCCACGGCCCGATCGTGCCGGTGTCGTTCAAATGGCCGACCGATGCTGAAGACGGTCGCACCAGCCTGGTCCTCGACAAAATGGCCGGCCGCCCGATCGGTATCGAAAAGAACACCGGCCCATGGTCGCTGTTCCGTCTGTTCGACCTGATGCAGACCGAGTACCTGAGCGGTCGTGATGTGTTGGTGCTCAAAGCTGATGTAGGCGGCCTGCGCGCCAACTACTTGCTGTCGAGCCAGCGCACACCGAACCCGTTCGACATGGGCGTGCTGCGTACCTTCCGTATGCCGGTGCAGCTCTGA
- a CDS encoding serine/threonine-protein kinase, giving the protein MTQLMPPLDDLLVTDEEANNLTYFAFAKPLNGKPHKAEPALAQTKASIGEMPDVLAGRYRIERLLGAGGMGAVYRARDLLSEQFGDPDPYIALKILSEEFAESPDASALLYSEFALTRRLRHDNVLRLHSFEVDTDCQRAFITMELMRGLTLDKLLCERPLGLPWKELRDIALPLLDALAFAHARGVLHGDMKPSNVMLSEEGVRLFDFGLGQAEEGILPGLPHLSRNRFNAWTPGYAAPELLEGQPLSASADVYGVACVLYELAGGKHPFRRLPSTEARDGHLERELHAPRNLPKHCWPALRTALAFNAADRTITAAQLRDAMGATSSWLQRLRRRA; this is encoded by the coding sequence ATGACTCAACTCATGCCGCCGCTCGATGACCTGCTGGTGACTGACGAGGAAGCCAATAACCTGACTTACTTTGCGTTTGCCAAGCCTCTAAACGGAAAGCCGCATAAAGCAGAGCCTGCGCTGGCACAGACCAAGGCCAGCATCGGCGAAATGCCGGACGTACTCGCAGGCCGTTACCGCATCGAGCGCCTGCTCGGTGCTGGCGGCATGGGCGCGGTTTACCGCGCACGGGATCTGCTGAGTGAGCAGTTCGGCGATCCCGACCCTTACATCGCGCTGAAAATCCTCAGCGAAGAATTTGCCGAATCGCCGGACGCCAGTGCCTTGCTCTACAGCGAGTTCGCCCTGACCCGACGACTGCGCCACGACAACGTGCTGCGTTTGCACAGCTTTGAAGTGGACACCGATTGCCAGCGCGCCTTCATCACCATGGAACTCATGCGTGGGCTGACCCTGGACAAATTACTCTGCGAGCGGCCGCTGGGCCTGCCGTGGAAAGAACTGCGCGACATCGCGCTGCCGCTGCTCGACGCGCTGGCCTTCGCCCACGCTCGCGGCGTGCTGCACGGTGACATGAAGCCGAGCAACGTCATGCTCAGCGAAGAAGGCGTGCGCCTGTTCGACTTCGGTCTGGGCCAGGCCGAGGAGGGCATCTTGCCCGGCCTGCCACACCTGAGCCGCAACCGCTTCAACGCCTGGACCCCCGGCTACGCCGCCCCCGAACTGCTCGAAGGCCAGCCGCTGTCGGCCAGTGCCGATGTCTATGGCGTGGCCTGCGTGTTGTACGAATTGGCGGGCGGCAAGCACCCGTTCCGCCGTTTGCCCTCGACCGAAGCCCGCGACGGCCACCTCGAACGCGAGTTGCACGCACCCAGGAATCTACCGAAACACTGCTGGCCAGCCCTGCGAACGGCGCTGGCATTCAATGCGGCAGATCGAACGATCACTGCCGCCCAACTGCGTGACGCTATGGGCGCCACATCGTCTTGGCTGCAACGCCTGCGACGTCGGGCGTAA
- the tagH gene encoding type VI secretion system-associated FHA domain protein TagH, whose amino-acid sequence MELVFEMLNTKQFVPTDLCQKTFKQAGGVIGRGEDCDWIIPDRKRHLSNHHALISYREGTFFLTDTSSNGIQDSESGARLRKGEAMRIEHGSVYVLGDFEIRARLVRDPATFDVEVGRPQAAGSIIPDDAFLDLDPLNALDQQERVYSEIDELISPSTTLSDTRQRADYARIDMESLMVPELINAPAEPAPAPPPKAVERQSEGFWEHFGAALGVDLKGLDHDAREALALNAARLLKQSVGGLQQSLRTRSELKNELRLAQTAVQGTQKNPLKFAVDAGEALGILLQPNKPGQLPAEQAISRAFRDLQAHQVALLTASRAAVRGTLEHFSPQQLTLRFERDNKPLLATSGSRWRAYGRYHQALRQDDDWSERLLARDFAQAYEEQIRLISTLHTDHQG is encoded by the coding sequence ATGGAACTGGTTTTCGAAATGCTCAACACCAAGCAGTTCGTGCCCACGGATTTGTGCCAGAAGACCTTCAAACAGGCCGGTGGCGTGATCGGTCGGGGCGAGGATTGCGACTGGATCATCCCGGACCGCAAGCGTCACCTGTCCAACCACCACGCGTTGATCAGCTACCGCGAAGGTACGTTTTTCCTGACCGATACCAGCAGCAACGGTATCCAGGACAGCGAAAGCGGCGCGCGCCTGCGCAAGGGCGAAGCGATGCGCATCGAGCACGGCAGTGTCTACGTGCTGGGTGACTTCGAGATCCGTGCGCGGCTGGTGCGCGACCCGGCAACCTTCGACGTCGAAGTCGGCCGTCCGCAAGCGGCAGGCAGCATCATTCCTGATGACGCGTTTCTCGATCTCGACCCGCTCAATGCCCTCGATCAGCAAGAACGCGTGTATTCGGAAATCGACGAACTGATCTCGCCGAGCACGACCCTCTCAGACACTCGTCAGCGCGCCGACTATGCGCGCATCGACATGGAAAGCCTGATGGTGCCGGAGCTGATCAACGCCCCGGCAGAGCCAGCACCCGCGCCACCGCCCAAAGCGGTCGAGCGTCAGAGTGAAGGTTTCTGGGAGCACTTCGGTGCGGCGCTGGGCGTGGACCTCAAAGGCCTCGACCACGATGCCCGCGAAGCCCTGGCGCTGAACGCTGCACGCTTGCTCAAGCAAAGCGTCGGCGGATTGCAGCAGAGCCTGCGCACCCGCAGCGAACTGAAAAACGAACTGCGTCTGGCCCAGACCGCCGTGCAAGGGACCCAAAAGAACCCGCTCAAATTTGCCGTCGATGCCGGCGAAGCGTTGGGCATTTTGTTGCAGCCGAACAAGCCGGGCCAATTGCCGGCCGAGCAGGCGATCTCCCGCGCTTTCCGCGATTTGCAGGCGCATCAGGTGGCCTTGCTGACCGCCAGTCGCGCCGCCGTTCGCGGCACGCTTGAGCACTTTTCGCCACAGCAATTGACCCTGCGTTTCGAGCGCGACAACAAGCCGTTGCTCGCCACGTCCGGCAGTCGCTGGAGAGCTTACGGTCGTTATCACCAGGCCCTGCGTCAGGACGATGACTGGAGCGAGCGCCTGCTGGCCCGCGACTTCGCTCAGGCCTACGAAGAACAGATCCGCCTGATTTCCACCCTTCACACCGACCACCAAGGATGA